TGATGTGAAAAAAGCCAACGAACTGCTGGATAACGCAGGCTGGAAACAGAAAGACGGCGAAGGCTTCCGAACCAAAGATGGCCAACGCCTGAGCGTCAGCTTCGTTTACGCCTCAACCAACGTTGAAGCTGCGGATGTCGCGCTGTTCCAGGCGGTGCAATATCAAGTGAAGCAGGCAGGCTTCGAAGTCAAACTGACGCCGGTTGATGCAGGTGAGTTCACCACGCGCACCAATGCCAACGAGTACGATATCGCTTCTAACTTCTTCGTACGTGCAGAGCCGGATATTCTGCGTACCGTCTTCGATTCAGCCTATGCACCACCGAACGGCAACAACTTTACGCGTATCAGCGTACTGAATGACAAGCTGAGAAAAGCCATCGGCGCAGGCGAAGCAGAACGTAAACAGCTGTATAGCGAAATACAGCGTGAGGTCATCGATCAAGCGTATGTTGTTCCGCTGTATATTCCTGCCTACCAACTCGGCCTGTCCAAACAGGTACAGGGCATAAGCTGGGCCACCAACGCAAAACCGAACTTCTATGATGTCTGGATTAAACGTTAATCTGTACGCGATAGGTAAACGTCTTTTCACCATTCTGGCTGTGCTCTGGGGCGCAGCCACATTGACGTTTATTGCTGTCAAACTGATCCCCGGCGATCCAGTCGCCATTCTTAGCGGCGGCGATAACGTGGTAGACGAAGCCTATCGCGCCGTACTCATCAAACAATTTGGACTCGACCAGCCGCTGTGGGTGCAATACCTGCGCTACTGCGGACAGGCGCTACAGGGTGATTTTGGCGTCAGCTATCTTTACCGCCTGCCAGTCGGCAGCGTGATTAGCGATGCGATGCATGAAACGCTACCATTGGCGCTCGGCGGCTTGATTCTGGCGCTGCTCCTTGCCATCACCAGCGCGCTGCTGACCGCAGGCCGCTATGGTGTCATGCGTACCACCGTGTCCTGGCTGGAACTCACGCTGCTTAGCACGCCGGTCTACTGGATTGGTATCGTTCTGCTAAGCCTGTTCAGTTTTCGTCTGCAATGGTTTCCGGTCACTGGCAACGATGGCGTCATGTCGCTAGTACTGCCCGTCATCACGCTGAGCCTACCGATTGCCGCTATTTTGAGTCAGGTACTGCGCGACGGTCTGGAAGATGCACTCTCCCAGCCGTTCTCGCTCACCGTGCGCACACGCGGCGTCAGCGAAATCCGACTGCGTTTTCGCCACGGTTTACGCCACGCGGCGCTGGCCGCCTCAACGCTGACCGGCACGCTGCTGGCAAGCGTACTCGGCGGCTCCGTGCTGACCGAAACCGTCTTTGGCCGCGCGGGTATCGGGCAGGTCACGCTGAGCGCAATTGAAAACCGCGACATGCCGCTGGTGTTGGGCGTCGTCATGCTGTCCGCATTCCTGTTCGTCGTTATCAACCTGCTGGTGGATGCGCTGTACCTCATTATCGATCCCCGCTTACGCAAGAAGGCGAGCGCCCATGAGTAGTGAACCGATGCCCTTCACGCAGACGCCCTCAAGAAAAACCTATCGCAGTCCGTGGCTGAGCACGGCGACGTTGCTGCCTGCGGCTATCGTTTTCCTGCTGGCGCTGGCGGTCTTTTTCCCCTCGCTGTTTACCAGCCGTACCGCCGACGAAATGGATATGGGTGCGGTATTCCAGTCGCCGAATAGCACTTACTGGTTTGGCACCGATCAGCTGGGACGTGACATTTTTTCCCGCATCGTTCACGGCACCTCGCTGTCGCTGGGGATTGGCGTCGGCGCGATGCTGATCGCCTGCTTCGGCGGCGTGCTGTTTGGCACGCTGTCGGTGCTCGCGCCGCTGCGCATCCGGCAGGTTCTGGTGCGCCTGCTGGACATCATGCTGGCGTTTCCCGATCTGCTGCTGGCATTGCTGGTGATCGCCGTCCTGGGACGCGGACCTGAAAATACCATGCTGGCCGTTGGTCTGGCGGGGATTGCTGGCTATGCGCGTTTGATTCGTTCTCAGGTGCTGCAAGTCAGGCTATCCGGCTATGTCGAGCACGCGATTGCGCTGGGTGAACACCCACTGTATATCGTTTTCCGCCACATCATTCCCAATACGCTGCGCCCGTTGCTGATTGTCGCCACCATTGGCGTCGGCCACGCGGTACTGTCCGCCTCGGCGCTGAGCTTTCTCGGATTGGGCGTCGTCCCACCGACCGCCGAATGGGGCGCGCTACTAGCTGACGGACGCAACTTCCTTGATATCGCGCCGTGGGTCAGCCTGCTGCCCGCCAGCGTCGTTGCGCTGTCGGTAATTTCCATCACGCTGCTGGGACGTCGTTTACAGGCCATTTTGGCAAAAGGAGAGGCACGATGAGCCTGAACACACATTCTCACCCCTCTCATTCATCTTCAGAAACGTCCGCAAAAACGCCGCTGCTGCGCGTAGATGGCCTGAGCGTTACCTTTCCCAATCCTTTCGGCCCCGTTCGTTCGGTTAAAAACCTTTCATTTCAGGTGAATGCCGGAGAAATCCTGGCGCTGGTCGGCGAATCGGGTTCAGGGAAATCCGTCACCGCTCGCACGCTGGTGGGTCTGGCTGGGGAAAACGTTGACGTACAGGCAAACGCGATTGAGCTCACGCGCCATGATGGCAGCCTGTGTGATTTACGCTATCTGACTGACCGGGATTGGCGGGCGATTCGTGGCCGTGAAATCGGCTTTGTTTTGCAGGATGCGCTGGTGTCTCTCGACCCGCTACGCAAGATCGGGCAGGAAGTCGCCGAACCCATTCTGACTCATCGCCTGTTGCCTCGCCAGCAGGTTCCTGCACGCGTCGCCGAACTCCTGACGAAGGCAGGCATTCCCGATCCAGAGAATCGCGCGGCGCAGTATCCGCATGAGCTGTCCGGCGGGCTGCGTCAGCGTGCGCTTATCGCTTCCGCGCTGGCGGCGGGTCCACAGTTGCTGATTGCCGACGAACCCACCACCGCGCTCGACGCCACGGTGCAAAAGCAGGTGCTAAAAGTCTTCACGGCATTGGCGCAGGCAGGGCACGGCGTTTTATTGATCACCCACGATCTTGCCGTCGTCGCAGAGGTGGCAGATCGTGTCATCGTGATGCAGCAAGGATCGCTGGTTGAAGGCGGTGAGGCGAAGCAGATCCTGTCCGCACCGACGCATCCCTACACCCGCAAGCTGCTGGCGGCGATCCCGACCGCGTCTACCCGTGGAAAATGGCTGGCTGGTGCGGACCCGTTACAAAGTGGCATTGCACCGTCACCCGCTTCTTTGGCAGCCAATCACACCAACACCGACGACACCATTGCACTCACGGCAGATCGGATTGCGGTGTCGTTCAAGCGCCCAGACGGTAGCCGAATGCAGGCCGTCAATCAGGTCTCTCTCCAGATCAAACGCGGAGAAACACTGGGCATCGTCGGGGAATCCGGTTCGGGGAAAACCACGCTGGGCAAAGTCATTCTGGCGCTGCAAAAGCCAGACAGCGGGGAAGTCCGACTCGCGGACAATGCCTGGAGCACATTAACGGAACGCGAACGCCGACCGCTGCGCGCACGCATTCAGACGATCACACAGGATCCGCTTAGCTCGTTCGATCCGCAATTTACCGTCGCCCAGATTCTAAATCAGCCGCTGCGTTTGCGCCGCGATTTGAGCGACGATGAGAAGCAGCGGCGCATGCTGACGCTGCTCGAGTATGTCGGCTTGACGCCCGACCTGCTGAGCCGCCGTCCAAGAGCGTTGTCCGGTGGGCAACGTCAGCGCGTCTCCATCGCACAGGCGCTGGCTTCAGAACCCGAGATTCTGATCTGCGACGAACCGGTATCAGCGCTGGACGTCACCACACAGGCGCAGGTGCTGGATTTGCTGGTGGCGTTACAACGCCAACTGGGGCTAACAATGCTGTTCATCTCCCACGATCTGGGCGTGGTACAGCATATGAGCCACCGCATCGCGGTCATGAAAGACGGGGATATCGTAGAAACAGGGCCGGTCGAGCAGATCTTCAATCAGCCGCAGCACCCTTACACCCGCCTGTTGCTTTCAACGGTGGCGGAATAGCGCTGTTGACATGTAGTGGCACGCTGAATTTGGCGAATGGGTAATCTCAGAGGACAAAATTAAGGGTTTTGGTAACCCGCTTCTTTTTGATGCTTAACGGTCAGTATCACCACTCTGTCAGTCAGTTCATCATGACGGTAAAGCATCACGTATCCGCTGCTGCCGAATTCGATCACCAGTTCCTGATATTCAAGAGGGAGATGTTCAACGGGTCGTCCGATATTCGGCAGCGCTTCTAACTGACGAATGCCCTGAATCAAAACTTCAGCGGCCTTTTTCGCAGCCAGCGCATTTTTGTTTTTTAAAAAATCCTGCAGACGCTGCAAATCACGTCTTGCGCGTTATGAAACAATCACTTGTGGCATGCAGGCGCATCCTGTTCATGCCCAGAACCCCAAGATTCTAACCAGGTGACCGTCTCATCGGCGGTGATGTGTTCGCCGGTGTCCTGGTATTCCTCCCACGCGGCCAGCGCCTCTTTACGGTACTGACTGCGTTTTTCTTCACGCTCCACGTATTCGGCGATGGCTTCCAGCATTAGCGCATGGGCTGAGCTATGGCGGTCATCGGCCAACGTTTTCAGTCGTTCTTTAATGTCCTGATCGATGCGCAGCGTCGTGGTTTGTCGTGGCGTGTCAGCCATGATGTGCTCCGGTTAATATCACTGGTGTCACCAATGATATTAACCCTGAATGATGCGTGTGTCACTCCGCATTCAGGAAGCGCTGGCGGTAGGCGCTGGGTGAAACGCCGAACGCCTGATGGAACACCACGGAGAAATAGTTGCTGTCTTCAAAACCGCACAGCGCGGCAACGTCGCCAATGGTTTGCAGGTCATAACGCAGCAGCTCCATCGCCTTACATAGCCGTAGCTGGCGCAGGTAGTGCGGCACGCTCATGCCGGTTTGTTCTTTAAAGCGTGAACGTAAACTGCGGGCGCTGAAGTGGTGCTGTTCACAGAAGGCCTCAAAGCGGAACGGAGCGGCGATGCTGGCACGCAGCGCATTCATCAACATATCCAACTGATGCGCATCGGCCAACTGTGGGCTATCCGGCGTGTGGCGATAGCGCGCCGCCAGCAGCGCAATCTGTAACAGCAGCGCTTCACTCAGTTGTAACGACAGCACATCCGACTTCATGCACTCCTGCCTCAACGCATCCACCTTCTCGCGGAGGGTATCCATGCCTTCCGAACCTAAACACCAGTGGCGCTGGCTTTGTGGCAGCTCCCCGCCCGGCAGTAACGCTTGCCAGTCGGCAGATAACGTCAGGCGATTGCGAATATAGAGAATGTTGTCGAGTTCGAGTCCGTTGACGGATTCATAGCTGTGGCGATCGTTCGCGGAGACATAGAACATATCGCCGCGAGTGATGCGATAAGGCACATCGTTCCAGACGTGGAGGCCATTGCCACGCCAGACAATCACCAGTTCATCGAAATCATGATGATGTAGCGGAAACACAGGCTGTGGATGCCGTTCGGCAACCATCACGGCATTCTTGTCGGTGAGGAAATAGTCTTCAGTCTGTAATTTCAAACCCCGTATTACTGTCGTCATTCCCTCACCCGCAGTTGCCGTTACCTACTCTTCACGAGAAAACGCCTGATGGCGCAGTGACTTAGGTGCCTGCGAGAATGCCTTGCGGAATTGCGTCGAGAAGTGATTGCTGTCGCTAAATCCACAGGCGTGCGCAATAGTGGTGATGGAATCATCACTCTGCTGCAACCGCCGACGAGCCTCCAGTAATCTTAACCGATTCAGATAGCGTTGTGGCGTCATACCGGTGTGTTGTTTGAGCTGACGGTGCAGCGTGCGCAGCGGCAGCGAGAACTGATCGGCCAGACTGCCCCAGTTCACCTCTTCGCTGTAGTTATTTTGCAGCCAGCCCAGCAGCGCCTGTACCCCCTGACGCTCGGAGCCATTGGCCTGCGTCTGGAAACAGTGCTGACGCAGTTGCACCAGAATATGCAGAAACAGGCTCTCGCTGGCGGCAATCGCTTCCGGCGCATCGCTCTGTGCCAGCTCCGCCAGACTGTTCATCGACTGTTTCAACTGCTGCATCCCCGCCGCATTCACCTGCCACTGCCCTTGCCACTCGCCGTTCTGGCCATACGGCAAAAAGGCAGCGATGTCGGAAAGGAAGCGGAATCCACGCGGCGAGCGGTACAGCATGTTGGTCAGGCACAGCCCTTCGACGTCTTCAAACAGATGCCGATCGTTATCGCGAACAAAGAATACTGAACCGCTGCATAGCGCATAGGGCTGATCGTTAAACACATGGACGCCAGCACCCTGCTCCACCAGCACGATTTCCCAGAAATCATGATAATGCTCAGGAAACGCCGCTTGTGGGGTGCGCGGCTCCACCGCAACCGTTACGGCACGCGAAGTAAAAAAATCATCACCACGAAGTAACGTCATTTCAGTTCTCCATTCAGCCTCTGGCAAAAGTGCGGCCTTTGAAAAAGGGTAGTCAGAAGCCACAAAACCGGCCTTCAAATACCGTCGCCCACACGCCATCTGGCTGCTCTTTTTTTAAGATCGCACCGCCTAATTGATTGAAGTGTGGCAAGGATCACACCGCTTTTTCCCTGATTTTTTCATGGTTATTCCCTGAATAATTTCCCAGATTGTGAGCCCTTTCACGGTCAGCTTTGTCATTTTGCCAGCCGCCTGTTGTAGATGGCACTCATAGGAAGGTGGCTTCTGTTACCGCTACTTACACTGCAACACATCCAACAAGTAAGGAGTGCGGCTATGGCGGTGAAGAATATCGTGGCGGTGGATTTAGGTGCATCCAGTGGTCGGGTCATGCTGGCAACCTTGCACACCGCAACGCAGCATTTGACGCTGAAAGAAATTCACCGTTTCAGCAATACGCTGGTGTTTCAGGACAAGCATCACCAGTGGGATCTGGCCGCGCTGGAAGGCGACATCCTCACCGGATTACACCAAATCGATGCTATGGGTATCACCCCCGATAGCATCGGGATCGACAGCTGGGGCGTGGACTATGTGCTGCTGAATAAGGACGGGCAGCGCGTTGGCCTACCCTATTCCTATCGCGACCACCGCACCGACGGCGTGATGGCTACCGTCACTGCCGAGCTGGGGCGTGAAGCGATCTATCAGCGTACCGGCATTCAGTTCCTGCCGTTTAATACGCTGTACCAGCTTAAAGCGCTGTGTGACACATCATCTGACGATCTGAATCAGGTGGCACATCTGCTGCTGATTCCCGACTATTTTCACTATCGCCTCACCGGGAATCGGGTCTGCGAATACACCAACGCCAGCACGACCCAACTGCTTAATCTGGAACAGAAAACCTGGGACAGCGAACTACTGGACTATCTGGGTATCCCGCGCCGCTGGTTGAGCGATCCAGTTCAGCCGGGTCACGTCGTGGGGAACTGGGCAGCGCCGAGCGGACGGCAGATTCCCGTCACCGCTGTCGCCACGCACGATACCGCCAGCGCGGTGGTCGGCGCGCCGTTACAGAGCCGCGACAGCGCCTACCTGAGTTCCGGCACCTGGTCACTAATGGGCATCGAGAGCGACACGCCGTTTAACAGCCCGCAGGCGCTAGCCGCCAATATCACCAACGAAGGTGGCGTGGATGGCACCTATCGTGTACTGAAAAACATCATGGGCCTGTGGCTGCTACAGCGCGTTTGTCAGGAGCGTGACATCAAGGACTTAGGTGCGCTGATTCAGTCCGCCGCCGCTCTACCCGCTTTTGTCAGTTTGATTAACCCGAATGACGAGCGCTTTATCAATCCGCCGTCCATGCATCAGGCGATCCGCGACTATTGCCGTGAGCACGGCCAGCCTGTGCCCCAAAGCGATGCCGAACTGGCACGCTGCATCTTCGACAGCCTCGCGCTGCTCTACCGACAGGTGGTACTGGAACTGGGCGAACTGCGCCACGCGCCAATCCGCCAGCTGCATATTGTCGGCGGCGGCAGCCAGAACGCCTTCCTGAACCAGCTGTGCGCCGATGTGTGCCAGATTCCGGTTCTGGCCGGGCCGGTCGAGGCCTCGACGCTTGGCAATATCGGCTGCCAGCTGATGGCGCTGGACGCCGTCGCCGACCTTGCCGCATT
The nucleotide sequence above comes from Pectobacterium brasiliense. Encoded proteins:
- a CDS encoding ABC transporter permease, with the protein product MSSEPMPFTQTPSRKTYRSPWLSTATLLPAAIVFLLALAVFFPSLFTSRTADEMDMGAVFQSPNSTYWFGTDQLGRDIFSRIVHGTSLSLGIGVGAMLIACFGGVLFGTLSVLAPLRIRQVLVRLLDIMLAFPDLLLALLVIAVLGRGPENTMLAVGLAGIAGYARLIRSQVLQVRLSGYVEHAIALGEHPLYIVFRHIIPNTLRPLLIVATIGVGHAVLSASALSFLGLGVVPPTAEWGALLADGRNFLDIAPWVSLLPASVVALSVISITLLGRRLQAILAKGEAR
- a CDS encoding ABC transporter permease, yielding MMSGLNVNLYAIGKRLFTILAVLWGAATLTFIAVKLIPGDPVAILSGGDNVVDEAYRAVLIKQFGLDQPLWVQYLRYCGQALQGDFGVSYLYRLPVGSVISDAMHETLPLALGGLILALLLAITSALLTAGRYGVMRTTVSWLELTLLSTPVYWIGIVLLSLFSFRLQWFPVTGNDGVMSLVLPVITLSLPIAAILSQVLRDGLEDALSQPFSLTVRTRGVSEIRLRFRHGLRHAALAASTLTGTLLASVLGGSVLTETVFGRAGIGQVTLSAIENRDMPLVLGVVMLSAFLFVVINLLVDALYLIIDPRLRKKASAHE
- a CDS encoding CopG family ribbon-helix-helix protein, producing the protein MADTPRQTTTLRIDQDIKERLKTLADDRHSSAHALMLEAIAEYVEREEKRSQYRKEALAAWEEYQDTGEHITADETVTWLESWGSGHEQDAPACHK
- the rhaS gene encoding HTH-type transcriptional activator RhaS; the protein is MTLLRGDDFFTSRAVTVAVEPRTPQAAFPEHYHDFWEIVLVEQGAGVHVFNDQPYALCSGSVFFVRDNDRHLFEDVEGLCLTNMLYRSPRGFRFLSDIAAFLPYGQNGEWQGQWQVNAAGMQQLKQSMNSLAELAQSDAPEAIAASESLFLHILVQLRQHCFQTQANGSERQGVQALLGWLQNNYSEEVNWGSLADQFSLPLRTLHRQLKQHTGMTPQRYLNRLRLLEARRRLQQSDDSITTIAHACGFSDSNHFSTQFRKAFSQAPKSLRHQAFSREE
- the rhaB gene encoding rhamnulokinase; this translates as MAVKNIVAVDLGASSGRVMLATLHTATQHLTLKEIHRFSNTLVFQDKHHQWDLAALEGDILTGLHQIDAMGITPDSIGIDSWGVDYVLLNKDGQRVGLPYSYRDHRTDGVMATVTAELGREAIYQRTGIQFLPFNTLYQLKALCDTSSDDLNQVAHLLLIPDYFHYRLTGNRVCEYTNASTTQLLNLEQKTWDSELLDYLGIPRRWLSDPVQPGHVVGNWAAPSGRQIPVTAVATHDTASAVVGAPLQSRDSAYLSSGTWSLMGIESDTPFNSPQALAANITNEGGVDGTYRVLKNIMGLWLLQRVCQERDIKDLGALIQSAAALPAFVSLINPNDERFINPPSMHQAIRDYCREHGQPVPQSDAELARCIFDSLALLYRQVVLELGELRHAPIRQLHIVGGGSQNAFLNQLCADVCQIPVLAGPVEASTLGNIGCQLMALDAVADLAAFRHMLTHNFPLHRYTPRAESDFAGHWRRFQALSQPETAPQGKKETTQ
- a CDS encoding helix-turn-helix domain-containing protein; its protein translation is MTTVIRGLKLQTEDYFLTDKNAVMVAERHPQPVFPLHHHDFDELVIVWRGNGLHVWNDVPYRITRGDMFYVSANDRHSYESVNGLELDNILYIRNRLTLSADWQALLPGGELPQSQRHWCLGSEGMDTLREKVDALRQECMKSDVLSLQLSEALLLQIALLAARYRHTPDSPQLADAHQLDMLMNALRASIAAPFRFEAFCEQHHFSARSLRSRFKEQTGMSVPHYLRQLRLCKAMELLRYDLQTIGDVAALCGFEDSNYFSVVFHQAFGVSPSAYRQRFLNAE
- a CDS encoding dipeptide ABC transporter ATP-binding protein, with product MSLNTHSHPSHSSSETSAKTPLLRVDGLSVTFPNPFGPVRSVKNLSFQVNAGEILALVGESGSGKSVTARTLVGLAGENVDVQANAIELTRHDGSLCDLRYLTDRDWRAIRGREIGFVLQDALVSLDPLRKIGQEVAEPILTHRLLPRQQVPARVAELLTKAGIPDPENRAAQYPHELSGGLRQRALIASALAAGPQLLIADEPTTALDATVQKQVLKVFTALAQAGHGVLLITHDLAVVAEVADRVIVMQQGSLVEGGEAKQILSAPTHPYTRKLLAAIPTASTRGKWLAGADPLQSGIAPSPASLAANHTNTDDTIALTADRIAVSFKRPDGSRMQAVNQVSLQIKRGETLGIVGESGSGKTTLGKVILALQKPDSGEVRLADNAWSTLTERERRPLRARIQTITQDPLSSFDPQFTVAQILNQPLRLRRDLSDDEKQRRMLTLLEYVGLTPDLLSRRPRALSGGQRQRVSIAQALASEPEILICDEPVSALDVTTQAQVLDLLVALQRQLGLTMLFISHDLGVVQHMSHRIAVMKDGDIVETGPVEQIFNQPQHPYTRLLLSTVAE